The Glycine soja cultivar W05 chromosome 6, ASM419377v2, whole genome shotgun sequence genome has a window encoding:
- the LOC114415830 gene encoding filament-like plant protein 3 yields MDMDRRSWPWRRKSSEKSPGETESSGSMSSHSERFFDDQVYPTQTTPPPEGMFEAAPNDEEANDVKTLTERLSAALLNSRAKEDLAKQHAKVAEEAVSGWEKAENELLILKQQLIDGKQQNSVLEDQVSHLNEALKECMRNLRQAKEEQEQKIHEALTNNSYGLESKRPDHEWKVVVAAKADAAASSVHLDLQQRLEGKEKENASLKIELQSRLEELEFRTIERNLSTQAAEAASKQHLESIKTVAKLEAECRRLKAVTRKTLSANDHRSLASSSVYVESFTDSMSDIGERQLIVESDMRKLGGWDMNEGEPNHHDSWPSTLIKELDQFKNENTAGKNSMVFSTEINLMDDFLEMERLVALPDTESVSSFPVEGAASDQLNVGPRTKNAEVEAIVQKNAALEKKLEKMEAEKLELEMDLTECQKQLEASLSRIKEVELEVVELQTKLALANNSNEEAYEKLEATEEKKEIAESKLRVAHTEAEELVSKICSLEEEIEKERALSTENMAKCGKLEDELLRIKNEAQLHKDTLILPGEGVNSELKQEKELALAASKFAECRKTIESLGLQLKSLATLEDFLLDSESPMELTCEVTQPGFQNGGEQLKKLHNGDLNLSKRDSKASVSPFEKTHNSFGRFNFNPRSKSVSKTRSH; encoded by the exons GTATATCCCACCCAAACTACGCCGCCTCCAGAAGGCATGTTTGAAGCTGCACCAAATGATGAAGAAGCTAATGATGTGAAGACTCTAACAGAAAGATTATCTGCTGCTCTCTTAAACTCTCGTGCCAAAGAAGACTTGGCAAAGCAGCATGCTAAAGTTGCGGAAGAAGCTGTCTCAG GCTGGGAGAAGGCTGAAAATGAATTATTGATTCTTAAACAACAACTCATCGATGGAAAACAGCAAAACTCAGTTCTTGAAGACCAAGTTAGTCATCTTAACGAGGCACTCAAGGAGTGTATGAGGAATCTTCGACAAGCTAAAGAAGAACAAGAGCAAAAGATTCATGAAGCCTTAACAAATAACTCTTATGGCTTGGAATCCAAAAGACCCGATCATGAGTGGaaagttgttgttgctgctaaaGCAGATGCTGCTGCTTCATCAGTTCATTTGGATCTTCAGCAGAGGCTTGAGGGTAAGGAGAAAGAGAATGCAAGTCTTAAAATAGAGCTACAATCTCGACTAGAGGAATTAGAGTTCAGGACCATAGAAAGGAATTTGAGTACTCAGGCTGCTGAAGCAGCAAGCAAGCAACATTTGGAGAGTATAAAGACGGTGGCTAAGCTAGAAGCCGAGTGTCGTAGACTAAAAGCTGTGACTCGCAAAACATTATCTGCTAATGATCACAGGTCTTTAGCCTCCTCTTCAGTGTATGTAGAGTCTTTTACTGATAGCATGTCAGATATTGGAGAGAGGCAATTGATAGTTGAAAGTGATATGCGGAAATTAGGAGGTTGGGATATGAATGAAGGTGAGCCAAACCACCATGACTCATGGCCATCAACTTTAATCAAGGAACTTGATCAATTTAAGAATGAAAACACTGCTGGAAAAAATAGTATGGTCTTTTCAACTGAGATCAATCTGATGGATGATTTCCTTGAGATGGAAAGGCTTGTTGCATTGCCAGATACTGAAAGTGTAAGCAGTTTTCCTGTGGAAGGTGCTGCATCTGACCAACTCAATGTTGGCCCTAGAACAAAGAATGCTGAAGTGGAAGCTATTGTTCAAAAGAACGCTGCATTGGAAAAGAAACTAGAGAAAATGGAGGCAGAGAAACTCGAGCTAGAGATGGATCTAACCGAGTGCCAAAAGCAGCTTGAAGCATCACTGAGTAGGATAAAGGAAGTGGAATTGGAGGTAGTAGAGCTCCAAACTAAGTTAGCTCTTGCAAACAACTCAAACGAAGAAGCATACGAGAAACTAGAAGCAactgaagaaaagaaagagatagcTGAGTCAAAACTCAGAGTTGCTCATACGGAAGCAGAAGAATTGGTTTCAAAAATTTGTTCATTAGAGGAAGAGATTGAGAAAGAGCGAGCTTTGTCTACTGAGAATATGGCCAAGTGTGGAAAGTTGGAGGATGAGCTCTTGAGAATAAAGAATGAAGCTCAACTCCACAAAGACACTTTGATTCTGCCTGGAGAAGGTGTTAATAGTGAGTTAAAGCAG GAGAAGGAACTAGCATTGGCTGCTAGTAAATTTGCAGAATGCCGAAAAACCATCGAATCTCTTGGACTGCAGTTAAAGTCCCTTGCAACATTGGAAGACTTTCTACTTGATTCAGAGAGCCCTATGGAGTTAACTTGTGAAGTTACACAACCAGGTTTCCAAAATGGTGGTGAGCAGTTGAAGAAGTTACATAATGGTGATTTGAATTTGTCCAAAAGAGATTCTAAGGCATCAGTTTCACCATTTGAAAAAACCCATAATAGTTTTGGTAGGTTCAACTTCAACCCAAGAAGCAAGAGTGTAAGCAAAACAAGAAGTCACTGA